A genomic stretch from Sulfoacidibacillus ferrooxidans includes:
- a CDS encoding ATP-binding cassette domain-containing protein: MPIHIKNLTIYERNSSKTILDHLDCTINDQQITLIIGKTGAGKSTFLDAISGLIEIDSGFITYDEQPLWGKRRPSKEIILSTGNVFQSPWQQLFARTVDAEFIYSLKVYHLTKEEIEKRITSTLVQVGLPQTVRNDSTLTLSEGQKRRVALGSTFATEPKWLFLDEPTSGLDSNGAQRIVNYLLEQKKRITGGIIIVTHDLDTFLPVADQVIVMQDGHIVAQMQPVELCAHPDVLLSADIGYPHYIELIQSLRQFGLPVPLEILSAKDMATWLLMNAIGIAHNHHIEEGEKKLHGEIQRGSKEISSLALPEEQLEHLAMRLDPRAKWLIYIMFSFGIFYQSDWIGLIFPALLTTGAVVISRVSYRKIGTVTKPFLFLIGISFLLSGLQFGHQPSLFHVGEVGFNFSNGLVTLLSLSKILLIMILGGLLSATTSPLQVKRSLEQPLSRLPMLRVPVEAFSLATMLIFRFIPIIFRETNRFSKITRARAKHYTKQGTITFTDIVALIIPLLLSVLQLGSDLVLAMESRGYQRIGMERTSSTHLHMKREDYIALCIGLLSFVFLLLAR; this comes from the coding sequence ATGCCTATCCATATAAAAAATCTAACCATATACGAACGCAATTCTTCAAAAACGATTCTCGATCATCTAGACTGCACCATCAATGATCAACAGATAACTCTGATTATAGGTAAAACGGGTGCAGGAAAATCCACGTTTTTAGATGCCATATCCGGGTTAATTGAAATAGATTCTGGATTCATTACCTACGACGAGCAACCACTTTGGGGTAAACGTCGTCCATCAAAAGAAATCATACTTTCTACTGGTAATGTCTTTCAATCTCCGTGGCAACAGTTATTTGCGCGAACGGTTGATGCGGAATTTATATACTCTCTCAAAGTTTATCATCTTACCAAAGAGGAGATTGAGAAAAGAATAACCAGTACTTTAGTACAAGTTGGGTTACCACAGACCGTGCGTAACGATTCTACACTTACTTTAAGTGAAGGACAAAAACGAAGAGTCGCGCTAGGTTCTACTTTTGCTACAGAACCTAAGTGGTTATTTCTTGACGAACCAACATCGGGCTTAGACTCAAATGGTGCACAGCGCATTGTAAATTACCTGTTAGAACAAAAAAAACGCATAACAGGTGGCATTATCATCGTCACCCATGATTTGGATACATTTTTACCTGTAGCAGATCAAGTCATTGTGATGCAAGATGGTCATATTGTCGCGCAAATGCAGCCTGTTGAATTATGCGCACATCCAGATGTATTACTGAGTGCAGACATTGGATACCCGCATTATATCGAACTGATTCAAAGTTTACGTCAATTTGGATTACCTGTTCCATTGGAAATTTTATCAGCAAAAGACATGGCAACGTGGTTACTGATGAATGCTATAGGAATTGCACACAATCATCATATAGAAGAAGGAGAAAAAAAATTACATGGAGAAATTCAACGTGGCTCTAAGGAGATAAGCTCTCTAGCATTACCTGAGGAGCAGTTGGAGCATTTGGCTATGCGGCTCGATCCGCGCGCTAAGTGGCTGATCTATATCATGTTTTCTTTCGGGATTTTTTATCAATCAGATTGGATAGGTTTGATTTTCCCTGCTTTGCTCACAACAGGTGCAGTGGTTATATCTCGAGTTTCCTATCGAAAAATAGGCACGGTGACCAAACCATTTTTGTTTTTAATCGGCATCTCCTTTCTATTATCCGGACTTCAGTTTGGTCATCAACCGTCCTTGTTTCACGTAGGAGAAGTAGGATTTAATTTTTCCAACGGATTAGTCACGTTATTATCACTCAGTAAAATACTACTTATCATGATTTTGGGAGGGTTACTTTCAGCTACTACAAGTCCCTTACAAGTCAAACGAAGTCTTGAGCAGCCTCTCTCTCGTCTTCCAATGTTGCGCGTACCAGTAGAAGCATTTTCACTGGCAACCATGCTTATTTTTCGTTTTATTCCCATCATTTTTCGAGAAACAAACCGATTTTCTAAGATTACTCGAGCGCGAGCAAAACACTATACCAAACAGGGAACTATAACATTCACAGATATTGTAGCGTTGATCATCCCACTTCTTCTTTCCGTTTTACAGCTTGGATCTGATCTAGTACTCGCAATGGAATCTCGCGGCTACCAACGTATCGGAATGGAACGTACTTCTAGTACTCACCTACACATGAAGCGTGAGGATTATATCGCTTTATGTATAGGCTTATTGTCGTTTGTTTTTCTGTTATTAGCTCGCTAG
- the pepF gene encoding oligoendopeptidase F, with protein MVNEYTRKEVPVELTFDVSDLFSTMEDFEKELIAIVPAIEHVTEYAGHLGESAERLADCLDEMEAVSIRMMRLYTYVSLLSSGDGTDPINQANMDRVGSLYAHMSTELSFIESEIVALPDGKIASYIASHDRVANVQKYLNDILDTKPHKLLPETEAVLAALGEVLESPGMIYERTKSSDMQFAPVIDDHGEEHPVSFALYEDHYELSPDHTLRRQAYHSFVSTLKQYQNAFASTYATEVKRQVVMARLRGYESATHMLLHSQQVTVEMYNNVLDIIQEELAPHMRKLTKLRQRVLGLDEMFVCDLKVTLDDDFLPKTTFEETEKMILEGLSVLGEEYGQMLSRAFKERWIDRANNIGKASGAFCADVYGVHPYILMTWVDNMRSAFTLAHELGHAGHGELAGQKQRMLNVWPSMYFIEAPSTLNELLLALHIVKNTTDKRMRRWVLLQSIGTYYHNFVTHLLEGELQRRVYELAEQDEPITAAVLCEQKGEVLSQFWGDTVTIDDGARLTWMRQPHYYAGLYPYTYAAGLSASTAVAHMIEEEGQPAVDRWLRALQSGGTLPPLELLKIAGVDMEKPQALRQAVAYVGKLVDELEASF; from the coding sequence GTGGTCAATGAATATACACGCAAAGAAGTTCCTGTTGAGCTAACGTTTGATGTGAGTGATCTATTTTCTACAATGGAGGATTTTGAAAAAGAACTCATCGCTATAGTACCAGCTATTGAACATGTCACCGAGTATGCAGGCCACTTAGGTGAAAGTGCAGAACGATTAGCTGATTGCCTAGATGAAATGGAAGCTGTATCTATACGGATGATGCGTTTATATACCTATGTCAGTTTACTTAGTTCAGGAGATGGAACAGACCCGATCAACCAAGCTAATATGGATCGCGTAGGATCATTATATGCGCACATGAGCACGGAACTTTCCTTTATTGAATCTGAGATTGTCGCATTGCCAGATGGAAAAATCGCTTCATACATAGCATCACATGATCGAGTAGCCAATGTACAAAAATACCTAAACGATATTTTAGATACAAAACCACACAAATTGTTACCAGAAACGGAAGCTGTATTGGCCGCACTTGGAGAAGTATTAGAGTCTCCTGGGATGATTTATGAACGTACGAAGAGCTCCGATATGCAATTTGCACCTGTGATCGATGACCATGGGGAAGAACATCCTGTATCTTTTGCCTTATATGAAGACCACTATGAACTTTCTCCAGACCACACACTACGAAGACAGGCTTATCATTCGTTTGTTAGCACACTGAAGCAATATCAAAACGCGTTTGCTTCTACCTATGCAACCGAAGTCAAACGACAAGTCGTGATGGCGCGTTTACGTGGATATGAGTCTGCAACCCACATGCTCTTACATTCACAGCAGGTGACAGTCGAGATGTACAATAATGTTTTAGACATTATTCAAGAGGAACTTGCTCCACACATGAGGAAATTAACAAAGCTACGGCAACGTGTTCTTGGATTAGATGAGATGTTTGTCTGTGACTTAAAAGTAACATTAGATGATGATTTTTTGCCGAAAACAACGTTTGAAGAGACAGAAAAGATGATTTTAGAAGGACTATCTGTACTTGGTGAAGAGTATGGACAGATGTTATCTCGGGCCTTTAAGGAACGTTGGATTGATCGCGCTAATAATATAGGGAAGGCTTCCGGTGCTTTTTGTGCAGATGTATATGGCGTTCATCCATATATTCTTATGACATGGGTAGATAATATGCGCTCTGCATTTACTCTTGCACATGAGTTAGGTCATGCAGGCCATGGAGAATTGGCTGGACAAAAGCAGCGAATGCTAAATGTTTGGCCGTCCATGTACTTTATTGAAGCCCCGTCTACTTTAAATGAACTTTTACTAGCTTTGCATATTGTAAAAAACACAACAGACAAAAGGATGCGGCGTTGGGTACTATTACAATCCATTGGAACGTATTATCACAACTTTGTGACCCACTTGTTAGAGGGCGAATTGCAACGGAGAGTCTATGAACTAGCTGAACAAGATGAACCGATCACGGCAGCTGTGTTGTGTGAACAAAAAGGAGAAGTGCTTTCACAATTTTGGGGAGATACTGTGACTATCGATGACGGTGCACGACTTACGTGGATGCGTCAACCCCATTACTATGCTGGTCTATATCCGTATACATACGCAGCTGGGTTAAGTGCATCAACTGCTGTGGCGCACATGATTGAAGAGGAAGGTCAACCAGCAGTGGATCGGTGGTTGCGAGCGCTACAATCAGGAGGCACATTGCCACCACTAGAACTCTTAAAAATAGCTGGCGTAGACATGGAGAAACCACAGGCATTGCGCCAAGCAGTTGCCTATGTAGGCAAACTAGTGGATGAATTAGAAGCTAGTTTCTAA
- a CDS encoding ABC transporter permease yields MRALWSQWKADLLRTIRDRRFFFLTLGMPIAFYFIFINEIGTKVAIDGTYWSEYFMVSMAAFGVVGSSVNTLSVRLATERKSGWVRFLRTTPLSSVGYALAKVFTQLTLSLLIILVVFIVAGFSQHVTMPLVRWIEVFLWLWIGSLPFAALGVLIGMAGNAAQVLGTLVYLVLSMLGGLWTPIQALPKVMQEIAKWTPTYRLAKPAWELLAGQSIQWMSVLILLIYAVLFVALAAIIERKIDIKTEG; encoded by the coding sequence ATGAGGGCTCTATGGTCACAGTGGAAAGCGGATCTTCTACGTACCATTAGAGACCGTCGCTTCTTTTTCTTGACACTTGGTATGCCTATCGCATTTTATTTTATATTTATTAATGAAATAGGGACTAAAGTTGCAATCGATGGAACCTATTGGAGTGAGTACTTTATGGTCTCTATGGCGGCGTTTGGCGTTGTAGGATCATCAGTTAATACGCTTTCTGTAAGGCTTGCAACAGAGCGTAAAAGCGGATGGGTACGATTTTTGCGAACGACGCCATTATCATCGGTTGGATATGCGCTAGCAAAAGTATTTACACAGCTTACACTTTCTTTATTGATCATTCTTGTCGTTTTTATTGTTGCTGGATTTTCACAACATGTCACTATGCCACTTGTAAGGTGGATTGAAGTCTTTCTATGGCTATGGATCGGTTCATTGCCATTTGCTGCACTCGGTGTGCTCATTGGGATGGCAGGTAACGCTGCGCAAGTACTTGGAACGCTCGTATATCTCGTGCTTTCTATGCTAGGCGGACTATGGACTCCTATACAAGCACTGCCAAAAGTAATGCAAGAAATTGCAAAGTGGACACCTACCTATCGATTGGCAAAACCGGCCTGGGAGTTACTAGCTGGGCAATCGATTCAATGGATGAGTGTCTTGATCTTACTTATTTATGCTGTGTTATTCGTAGCACTTGCAGCGATCATCGAACGAAAAATAGATATAAAAACGGAAGGATAA
- a CDS encoding HAD family hydrolase, translating into MNDHRAILFDLDDTLFNSAGAFKMGLFTTLREHPLTTSFDPQLIYETLQQHRLALWKQVFAGEINFVEYRRHRIGHTLQTLGIDADTLEIDDFNRHFARNYVNAIVPDREVIEIIERLASRYSLGIITNGHAEITHEKVMRLGLSPYFKADHIILSEDRGIPKPDVRIFAEGLAPHGVRPDQTVFVGDSFESDVLGAIHAGMKSVWIRLDGAVPSTNDQPFAIISHLRELEPLL; encoded by the coding sequence GTGAACGACCATCGAGCAATTCTCTTTGATCTGGATGATACGTTATTTAATTCTGCTGGGGCATTTAAAATGGGGCTATTTACCACATTGCGTGAACATCCTCTGACCACGTCATTTGATCCACAATTGATCTATGAAACACTCCAACAGCATAGATTGGCATTGTGGAAACAAGTTTTTGCAGGTGAGATTAATTTTGTGGAGTATCGACGTCATCGAATTGGTCATACGCTACAAACATTGGGCATTGATGCAGATACGCTGGAAATTGATGATTTTAACCGTCATTTTGCGCGAAATTATGTAAATGCCATTGTACCTGATCGAGAAGTGATTGAAATTATCGAACGTTTAGCTAGCCGTTATTCATTAGGTATTATCACAAATGGACATGCTGAAATTACACACGAAAAAGTGATGCGTTTAGGTCTCTCCCCATATTTTAAGGCAGACCATATTATTTTATCTGAAGATCGAGGAATTCCAAAACCTGATGTGAGGATTTTTGCAGAAGGATTAGCACCGCATGGTGTACGACCTGATCAAACTGTATTTGTGGGTGACTCTTTTGAATCTGATGTATTAGGAGCGATCCATGCGGGCATGAAGTCCGTATGGATCCGCTTAGATGGTGCAGTACCGTCAACAAACGACCAGCCTTTTGCAATTATATCCCATTTGCGTGAATTAGAGCCGCTCTTATAA
- a CDS encoding Na+/H+ antiporter NhaC family protein gives MIASNKKINVEKHTVHAWFVPLILMVGIVLVMIKGWPIYVGIVIGYVGAMLYALAVGSTWREVHRASMIGMQNMWRVCVVLLLVGVVIALWMVDGTIPTLTAIGSDFIRPSNVIWIAFLMSAVLSMVIGSSLATWGILGPPMLALTPPHLLPVVAGALVSGGMVGDRSSPMSTSVIIMSKAADLSPSVTLRQLLRTAILPVALTLLTFSIYSMGHATYTHMPVLHHVHLTQVTFLLIVPPILVIILAALRIPLLYNLIVAVVIGSIYATKVPHESVQLLASQLWRGYPLVILKKQFYVGGLQEMVQASLLIFTAGAFQGVTALGGAIELLIERLFARVHKASGMVVIAYGISIAFAMLMGSQSLATLMSGNTLLPQFARRNIDRRSVLRVIGDSSELVSAIVPWNLLGLQAGAILGISTLQFVPYAYFIYFALIGSIVMTWRAMREQFVLPSDLEMHKTWRVAGERTE, from the coding sequence TTGATTGCATCTAATAAAAAAATAAACGTAGAGAAACACACAGTACATGCTTGGTTTGTTCCGCTTATTCTCATGGTAGGGATCGTCCTTGTGATGATCAAAGGTTGGCCTATTTATGTTGGAATTGTCATCGGGTATGTAGGGGCCATGTTGTATGCGTTAGCTGTAGGTTCCACGTGGCGAGAAGTTCATCGAGCGAGTATGATAGGAATGCAAAATATGTGGCGTGTATGTGTAGTACTTTTATTAGTTGGCGTCGTCATCGCGCTATGGATGGTTGATGGAACGATCCCAACTCTCACAGCCATTGGATCAGATTTCATCCGCCCTAGCAATGTAATTTGGATTGCTTTCTTAATGTCAGCTGTATTGTCTATGGTAATAGGAAGTTCCTTGGCGACATGGGGCATTCTCGGGCCACCTATGCTTGCATTAACCCCTCCGCACCTACTACCGGTAGTAGCTGGTGCTCTTGTATCTGGTGGCATGGTAGGAGACCGTTCATCACCCATGTCAACAAGTGTAATTATTATGAGTAAAGCTGCTGATCTGTCTCCATCTGTAACGCTACGTCAATTACTCCGAACGGCTATTTTGCCTGTAGCTTTAACCCTATTAACATTTTCTATATACAGTATGGGACATGCCACATACACACATATGCCTGTGCTACATCATGTTCATTTGACACAGGTTACGTTTCTTCTCATTGTACCGCCCATACTTGTGATCATTCTTGCGGCACTGCGTATCCCCTTACTATATAATTTAATTGTTGCTGTAGTGATTGGAAGCATTTACGCGACAAAAGTCCCACACGAATCCGTACAGTTACTAGCAAGTCAACTATGGAGGGGGTATCCACTCGTTATACTAAAAAAACAGTTTTATGTCGGAGGATTACAAGAAATGGTTCAGGCGAGCCTCCTCATTTTTACGGCTGGGGCATTTCAAGGCGTTACAGCACTAGGGGGTGCGATTGAACTGTTAATTGAACGCCTCTTTGCTCGCGTACATAAGGCATCAGGTATGGTCGTGATTGCTTATGGGATTAGTATTGCATTTGCTATGTTAATGGGAAGTCAATCCTTAGCAACGCTCATGAGTGGTAATACGTTATTACCACAGTTTGCAAGGCGTAACATCGATCGACGATCAGTACTACGTGTGATTGGTGATTCATCTGAACTAGTTTCAGCCATTGTTCCCTGGAACCTTCTTGGATTACAGGCAGGAGCAATTCTAGGCATATCAACCTTGCAATTTGTTCCTTATGCTTATTTTATTTATTTTGCGCTGATCGGATCGATTGTGATGACATGGCGCGCTATGAGAGAACAATTTGTTTTGCCATCTGATCTTGAGATGCACAAAACATGGAGAGTGGCTGGTGAGCGAACGGAGTGA
- a CDS encoding M3 family oligoendopeptidase: protein MTEYLNQTWDLESIFAGGSHSVALMKHLELTQSEIDQLQADIIATDAHADAMAWSSLLYRIQDVSAKLREAGAFCGCLVSQNVRDEQAKLLSGRTTQLSASLTSAYLALDAKLLEMNEDTWNTLLNEKSIEELRFNLKERRMRASDRLDQARETLIADLSVDGYHAWSRLYRTVVSRMTLPFSVNGTTVALSMGQAANKLMDPDRAVRSATFKKWEDIWTESEDLCASALNHIAGYKLALYKHRGWDSVLHEPLQYNRMTERTLQVMWDVIEQHHVPFVDYLHRKAKLFGVEKLSWHDVAAPLGEGSKTYTYEQAAEFIVEQFGKFSTDMADFAQKALRNRWVEAQDRAGKDTGGYCTSFPVSEQSRIFMTFSGTFGNVSTLAHELGHAYHQSVMRGIPILAKGYAMNVAETASTMAERIVTDAAVKHATDPHERLALLEDKVQQAATMFMNIRSRFLFETRFYEQRRKGLVGASELSEIMEQAQRDAFHHSLGEYHPHFWASKQHFYGTGVPFYNFPYTFGYLFSNGIYALAQEEGPQFADKYVALLRDTGRMTVEDLARKHLGVDLTKADFWEHATRVAITDATEFMQLTEHM from the coding sequence GTGACTGAATATTTAAATCAAACATGGGATTTAGAATCTATTTTTGCAGGTGGGAGTCACTCTGTAGCTCTTATGAAACACTTGGAGTTGACTCAATCCGAGATTGATCAACTACAGGCAGATATCATAGCAACTGACGCACATGCCGATGCAATGGCATGGTCTAGCCTCTTATATCGAATACAAGATGTCTCTGCGAAGTTGCGTGAAGCTGGAGCATTTTGCGGCTGCTTAGTGAGTCAAAATGTAAGAGATGAACAAGCAAAATTATTGTCAGGTCGCACAACACAACTTAGTGCTTCATTAACAAGCGCATATCTTGCTCTAGATGCAAAACTATTGGAAATGAACGAAGATACATGGAATACTTTACTTAATGAAAAAAGTATTGAAGAATTGCGCTTTAACTTAAAAGAACGGCGCATGCGTGCTTCTGATCGACTCGATCAAGCTCGGGAAACACTGATTGCAGATCTCAGTGTAGATGGATATCACGCTTGGAGCCGGCTTTATCGCACGGTCGTATCAAGGATGACTCTTCCCTTTTCAGTAAATGGTACCACAGTAGCGCTTTCTATGGGCCAGGCGGCCAATAAGTTGATGGATCCAGATCGTGCAGTACGCAGTGCTACGTTTAAAAAATGGGAAGACATATGGACGGAATCTGAAGATTTATGTGCAAGTGCACTCAATCACATTGCGGGGTACAAACTAGCTTTATACAAGCATCGTGGCTGGGATTCAGTACTTCACGAACCCTTACAGTATAACCGAATGACCGAGCGTACTTTACAAGTGATGTGGGATGTAATCGAACAACACCATGTACCTTTTGTTGATTATTTACATCGAAAAGCAAAACTTTTTGGAGTCGAAAAATTGAGCTGGCATGACGTTGCCGCACCTCTTGGCGAAGGAAGCAAAACATATACATATGAACAAGCCGCTGAGTTTATTGTTGAGCAATTCGGTAAGTTCAGCACTGACATGGCTGATTTCGCGCAAAAAGCACTACGCAATCGTTGGGTTGAGGCACAAGATCGTGCGGGAAAAGATACTGGAGGATACTGTACTAGTTTTCCTGTAAGCGAACAATCACGCATCTTCATGACCTTCTCAGGAACTTTTGGCAATGTATCTACTCTTGCACATGAACTTGGGCATGCCTATCACCAATCTGTGATGCGTGGAATACCGATCTTGGCAAAGGGCTACGCGATGAACGTTGCTGAAACAGCCTCGACGATGGCAGAACGTATTGTCACTGATGCCGCAGTTAAACATGCAACAGATCCACATGAACGTCTTGCTCTGTTAGAAGACAAAGTACAGCAGGCTGCAACCATGTTTATGAATATTCGCTCACGCTTCCTCTTTGAAACTCGGTTTTACGAACAGCGTCGCAAGGGACTTGTAGGCGCAAGTGAACTCAGTGAGATCATGGAACAAGCACAGCGAGATGCATTTCATCATTCACTTGGCGAATATCATCCACACTTTTGGGCATCGAAACAACATTTTTATGGTACAGGCGTGCCGTTTTACAATTTCCCATATACCTTTGGGTATCTATTTAGCAATGGGATCTATGCTTTAGCGCAAGAAGAAGGTCCTCAGTTTGCAGATAAGTATGTAGCACTTCTAAGAGATACTGGTCGCATGACAGTAGAAGATCTGGCGCGCAAACATCTAGGTGTCGACCTTACAAAAGCAGATTTCTGGGAACATGCGACACGGGTTGCGATCACTGATGCAACTGAATTTATGCAGTTAACGGAGCACATGTAA
- a CDS encoding NAD(P)/FAD-dependent oxidoreductase, whose protein sequence is MAQTYDVIIVGAGPAGLYAAYECTRIAPQAKVLLIDKGVEAKYRHCPIMEGKIEKCPPANKIKTYASCWPACGVINGAGGAGSFSDGKFNITSEFGGFLTDYLPPSAVLSLIRYVDEINLSHGAPGSITDPTTDAVSAIERRAIGAGLKLLRAQVRHIGTDKNLELMNSIFTYLEERIDLRFRAFVEDILVKDNTSETNDAHIAGVRLRDGEELYARFVILAPGRDGATWASELFRNHKLKMTTNQVDIGVRVETSNVVMQEINEHLYEGKFIFQSPSTGLRVRTFCSNPSGHVVVENHTGVMAANGHAYKDPLLGTDNTNFALLVSHRFTEPFDRPNEFAKQICRHANELSNGSIIIQKYGDILKGRRSTPQRIAEGFVEPSMKEAVPGDLGLVLPYKTMVALQEMIEALNVVTPGIASDHTLFYGVEAKFYASRADVDKRLETKISGLFCAGDGPGISRGISQAASSGVYVARVIAEQL, encoded by the coding sequence GTGGCACAGACATACGATGTAATCATAGTAGGTGCAGGACCTGCAGGGCTATATGCGGCCTATGAATGTACTCGAATCGCACCACAAGCAAAAGTATTGCTCATCGATAAAGGAGTCGAAGCAAAGTATCGGCATTGTCCGATCATGGAAGGGAAAATTGAGAAGTGCCCGCCAGCTAATAAAATTAAAACATATGCTAGTTGTTGGCCTGCATGTGGGGTGATCAATGGAGCTGGTGGGGCCGGAAGCTTTAGTGATGGTAAATTCAATATTACATCAGAGTTTGGTGGATTCTTAACGGATTACCTGCCACCCTCTGCGGTGCTTTCACTCATTCGCTATGTGGATGAGATTAATTTATCTCACGGTGCTCCAGGTTCTATAACTGATCCTACAACAGATGCAGTCAGTGCGATCGAACGAAGAGCCATTGGTGCTGGACTCAAGTTATTGCGCGCACAAGTGCGGCATATTGGGACAGATAAGAACCTAGAACTGATGAACAGTATTTTTACTTACTTAGAAGAGCGGATAGACCTTCGCTTTCGAGCATTTGTCGAGGATATTCTCGTTAAAGATAACACGAGTGAAACAAATGATGCGCATATTGCTGGTGTGCGATTGCGCGATGGAGAAGAACTGTATGCGCGCTTTGTTATTTTAGCACCAGGTCGAGATGGCGCCACATGGGCTTCAGAATTATTTCGCAATCACAAATTAAAAATGACAACCAATCAAGTCGATATTGGCGTACGCGTAGAAACGTCTAATGTCGTCATGCAAGAGATTAATGAACATTTATATGAAGGGAAATTTATTTTCCAATCGCCGTCAACCGGTTTGCGAGTCAGGACATTTTGTAGTAATCCTTCTGGGCATGTAGTGGTGGAAAATCACACGGGTGTCATGGCTGCAAATGGTCACGCTTATAAAGATCCTTTACTTGGAACGGATAATACCAATTTTGCTTTGCTTGTCAGCCATCGCTTTACTGAGCCATTTGATCGTCCTAATGAATTTGCAAAACAAATTTGCCGGCATGCCAATGAATTATCTAATGGATCCATTATTATTCAAAAATATGGCGATATCTTAAAAGGACGTAGAAGTACGCCACAACGAATTGCGGAAGGGTTTGTGGAACCTTCTATGAAAGAAGCTGTTCCTGGTGATTTGGGACTCGTGCTACCTTATAAGACGATGGTAGCACTACAAGAAATGATCGAGGCACTCAATGTCGTGACACCTGGAATTGCAAGTGATCATACACTCTTTTATGGTGTGGAGGCTAAATTTTATGCCTCTCGTGCAGACGTCGATAAGCGATTAGAGACAAAAATTTCAGGGCTCTTTTGTGCTGGAGATGGTCCAGGCATTTCGCGTGGTATTTCTCAGGCAGCGAGTAGTGGCGTATATGTGGCACGGGTGATTGCAGAACAACTCTAA
- a CDS encoding antibiotic biosynthesis monooxygenase family protein: protein MFEAHNRLQVQSEEQSQMLEQRFSKAAEHMKKVPGFVKFSMLRAHDGSHYLVKTLWESEQHFHDWVKSPHFQAAHGGREQGGQAEVATYRVIY from the coding sequence ATGTTTGAGGCACATAATCGTTTACAGGTTCAAAGTGAAGAACAAAGCCAGATGTTAGAACAGCGATTTTCCAAAGCTGCAGAACATATGAAGAAGGTTCCTGGATTTGTGAAGTTTAGCATGCTCCGTGCTCACGATGGATCCCATTATCTAGTTAAAACTTTGTGGGAAAGTGAACAACATTTTCATGATTGGGTGAAAAGTCCGCATTTTCAAGCAGCACATGGAGGCCGCGAACAAGGTGGCCAAGCAGAGGTAGCTACTTACCGCGTTATTTATTAG
- a CDS encoding ABC transporter ATP-binding protein, which produces MSERSELMTNVVEMTNVTKQFGSKVAVRDVSLAIEKGSAIALLGPNGAGKTTSIAMMLGLVRPSRGQVRLFGGDPSYARQHVRMGVMLQGVSVPDRLTVTETIQLFRGFYPHPLPVEHLLNVSGLGADSRSMASTLSGGKMRRLQFALALAGDPEVIFLDEPTVGMDVTSRRQFWDELRQFISAGKTLLLTTHDLQEADMVADRVIVMNSGTIVADDTPQGIKMQFAGRQISFIAGMRCDIDGFHSLPHVLDVKTAGRQITLRTSDSDALLRNLIIQKYDISDIQVTGGGLEDAFVHLTIEKEART; this is translated from the coding sequence GTGAGCGAACGGAGTGAGTTGATGACAAATGTGGTGGAAATGACAAATGTAACAAAACAGTTTGGCTCTAAAGTTGCTGTGCGCGACGTATCTCTTGCCATTGAAAAAGGAAGCGCAATTGCTTTGCTAGGTCCAAATGGGGCAGGAAAAACAACAAGTATTGCTATGATGTTAGGATTAGTGCGTCCATCTCGTGGTCAAGTGCGCTTATTTGGAGGAGATCCTAGTTACGCACGTCAACATGTTCGCATGGGGGTAATGCTCCAAGGTGTGAGCGTGCCCGATCGTCTTACGGTTACTGAGACCATCCAATTATTTCGCGGGTTTTATCCACATCCGTTACCTGTGGAACATCTGCTCAATGTTTCTGGATTAGGCGCTGATTCGCGTTCGATGGCGAGTACCTTGTCAGGGGGAAAAATGCGTAGACTACAATTTGCTTTAGCTCTAGCAGGAGACCCCGAAGTCATTTTTCTTGATGAGCCTACTGTAGGCATGGATGTAACTTCCAGACGACAATTTTGGGATGAGCTACGTCAATTTATCTCTGCCGGAAAAACACTGCTTCTTACTACTCATGATTTGCAGGAAGCAGATATGGTTGCAGATCGCGTGATCGTCATGAATTCAGGAACGATCGTTGCAGATGATACTCCGCAAGGAATTAAGATGCAGTTTGCGGGCAGGCAAATTTCGTTTATCGCTGGAATGAGATGTGACATCGATGGATTTCATTCGTTACCTCATGTACTTGATGTAAAGACAGCAGGGAGACAAATTACTTTACGAACATCAGATTCAGATGCGCTTTTGCGAAACTTAATTATCCAGAAGTACGACATAAGTGATATCCAAGTAACTGGTGGCGGTTTAGAAGACGCATTTGTGCATCTAACCATAGAAAAGGAGGCACGCACATGA